In a genomic window of Leifsonia xyli subsp. cynodontis DSM 46306:
- a CDS encoding glycoside hydrolase family 15 protein — protein MSLPLEDYALISDCFTGALVGRDGSIDWLCLPRYDSGSAFGALLGTEDHGRWLLAPSDPEATSTRHYAGDTMTLVTRWRTATGEVEVIDAMPMGDRRADVVRRVRSIRGTVEMREDLRIRFEYATAVPWVRQDKTAKPNALVAVAGPDGLVFRGSALRPSDHSHESRFTVAAGQTVDLSMTWFPSYRAAPDAPDVEEALAHTQSWWTEWASGCDHDGPYRDEVVRSLILLRALTHLDTGGIVAAATTSLPESFGGERNWDYRYVWLRDASLTIEVLLSHGYHDYVGLWRDWLLRAVAGDPGDVQIMYGLGGERDLAEREIDSLPGYQGAHPVRVGNDASTQFQADVIGEVMIALDRGRAAGVEETRFSWALQRALMRYLEEHWRSPDHGIWEIRGEPQVFTHSRALVWAAFDCAVRGVEQYGLNGPVARWKRLRDEIRADLEANGFDEDRGTYVQYFGSDQVDASLLVLPQVGYCDVEDPRMLGTVRAIEQDLMHEGLLLRYRTEGGVDGMPPGENPFLACSFWLVEQYARSHRADDAKALMDRLLGLANDVGMLSEEYDTTRRSQAGNTPQALTHLALVRAADAIAELSA, from the coding sequence ATGTCGCTCCCCCTCGAGGATTACGCCCTGATCAGTGACTGCTTCACCGGAGCGCTCGTCGGCAGGGACGGCAGCATCGACTGGCTGTGCCTGCCCCGCTACGACTCGGGTTCGGCGTTCGGGGCGCTGCTCGGCACGGAGGACCACGGCCGGTGGCTGCTCGCGCCGTCCGATCCGGAGGCGACGAGCACGCGGCATTATGCGGGCGACACGATGACACTGGTCACCCGCTGGCGCACAGCGACCGGCGAGGTGGAGGTCATCGACGCCATGCCGATGGGCGACCGCCGGGCGGATGTGGTGCGACGGGTGCGCAGCATCCGGGGCACGGTGGAGATGCGGGAGGATCTGCGCATCCGGTTCGAGTACGCCACGGCGGTGCCGTGGGTGCGCCAGGACAAGACAGCGAAGCCGAACGCGCTGGTCGCGGTTGCCGGTCCCGACGGCCTGGTGTTCCGCGGCTCGGCGCTGCGGCCGAGCGACCATTCGCACGAGAGCCGGTTCACGGTCGCGGCGGGACAGACGGTCGATCTGTCGATGACTTGGTTCCCCTCCTACCGCGCGGCGCCGGACGCGCCGGACGTCGAGGAGGCGCTCGCGCACACCCAGTCGTGGTGGACCGAGTGGGCGTCCGGCTGCGATCACGACGGCCCCTATCGCGACGAGGTCGTGCGCTCGCTCATCCTGCTGCGCGCGCTGACCCATCTGGACACCGGCGGCATCGTGGCCGCGGCGACGACCTCGCTCCCGGAGAGCTTCGGCGGCGAGCGGAACTGGGACTATCGCTATGTGTGGCTGCGGGACGCCTCGCTGACGATCGAGGTTCTGCTCTCGCACGGATACCACGACTACGTGGGTCTCTGGCGGGACTGGCTGCTCCGGGCGGTCGCCGGCGACCCGGGCGACGTGCAGATCATGTACGGGCTCGGCGGCGAGCGCGACCTCGCCGAGCGGGAGATCGACAGCCTGCCGGGCTATCAGGGCGCGCATCCGGTGCGAGTCGGGAACGATGCCTCGACGCAGTTCCAGGCGGATGTGATCGGCGAAGTGATGATCGCACTGGATCGCGGCCGCGCGGCCGGGGTCGAAGAGACGCGGTTCTCCTGGGCATTGCAGCGCGCGCTGATGCGCTACCTCGAGGAGCACTGGCGGAGCCCCGACCACGGCATCTGGGAGATCCGCGGGGAGCCGCAGGTGTTCACTCACTCGCGAGCGCTCGTCTGGGCGGCGTTCGACTGCGCGGTCCGCGGCGTGGAGCAGTACGGACTGAACGGGCCGGTGGCTCGCTGGAAGCGCCTGCGCGACGAGATCCGTGCGGATCTGGAGGCGAACGGCTTCGACGAGGACCGTGGCACCTACGTGCAGTACTTCGGCAGCGACCAGGTGGATGCCTCGCTCCTCGTCCTCCCACAGGTCGGCTACTGCGACGTCGAGGACCCGCGGATGCTCGGCACCGTCCGCGCGATCGAGCAGGATCTGATGCACGAGGGGCTGCTGCTGCGCTACCGGACCGAAGGTGGCGTGGACGGGATGCCGCCAGGAGAGAACCCCTTCCTCGCGTGCTCGTTCTGGCTGGTCGAGCAGTACGCGCGCTCGCACCGGGCCGACGACGCGAAGGCGCTGATGGACCGGCTGCTGGGCCTCGCCAACGATGTCGGGATGCTGTCCGAGGAGTACGACACGACACGCCGTTCGCAGGCGGGCAACACACCGCAGGCGCTCACGCACCTCGCGCTCGTGCGGGCGGCGGACGCGATCGCGGAGCTGAGCGCCTGA
- a CDS encoding DUF2017 family protein → MRPFRRTRDGTLRARFEPDEAEILVRLAEETAELAASAASGAGDPREDPAFIRLLPDAYSGDAEASAEFRRFTAGGLAEGKALTARVVMETLGGGSGAIEVRLDALQAAAWLRTLTDIRLVLAARLGIVQDGDEGDIHDADSTFRRAVYDWLAGVQESLVLALRSTR, encoded by the coding sequence GTGAGGCCGTTCCGCCGGACGCGGGACGGAACGCTGCGCGCCCGGTTCGAGCCGGACGAAGCGGAGATCCTGGTCCGGCTCGCCGAGGAGACGGCTGAGCTCGCAGCGTCCGCGGCGAGCGGCGCGGGCGATCCGCGGGAGGACCCAGCGTTCATCCGCCTGCTGCCGGACGCTTATTCGGGCGATGCGGAGGCGTCCGCGGAGTTCCGGCGCTTCACGGCCGGTGGGCTCGCGGAAGGGAAGGCGCTCACTGCGCGAGTGGTGATGGAGACGCTGGGCGGCGGGTCCGGCGCGATCGAGGTCCGTCTCGACGCGCTGCAGGCCGCTGCCTGGCTGCGCACGCTGACGGACATCCGGCTCGTGCTCGCGGCACGGCTCGGGATCGTGCAGGACGGCGACGAGGGCGACATCCACGACGCGGACTCCACCTTCCGGCGGGCCGTCTACGACTGGCTCGCCGGAGTGCAGGAGTCGCTGGTGCTGGCGCTGCGCTCGACGCGCTGA
- a CDS encoding LacI family DNA-binding transcriptional regulator, translating to MTSTAVTINDVARAAGVSKGLVSLTLNERPGVATETRERILAAARELGWSPNPSARGLSTRRAYALGLIVRREARTIEVDPFFAAFIAGVETVLAERGQVLVLTVVPDSAAEVRAYERLAAEKRVDGFLLTDLLADDERIPLIHRLGSLAVSLGEPIGDSPFPVVTRDYDSGIDDLVRHLVDLGHCRVAHVSGDERMLHGRRRRERFERAVRAAGLEPVILTTDFSPEQGAATTKALLDAPEPPTAIVYGNDPMAIAGMGVAHERGLRLPRDLSITGLDGSLIGTYVYPPLTTLDNDPAGFGLAAATALLRLVEHGEPGDVALPPARLVVRASTAAPGER from the coding sequence ATGACATCGACCGCCGTCACGATCAACGATGTCGCCCGCGCCGCGGGCGTCAGCAAAGGACTCGTGTCGCTGACCCTCAACGAGCGGCCGGGCGTGGCGACGGAGACACGCGAACGCATCCTCGCGGCGGCGCGAGAGCTCGGCTGGTCGCCCAACCCCAGCGCCCGCGGGCTCTCGACACGGCGGGCTTACGCGCTCGGGCTGATCGTCCGGCGCGAGGCCCGCACGATCGAGGTGGACCCCTTCTTCGCGGCGTTCATCGCCGGTGTCGAGACCGTGCTCGCCGAGCGCGGCCAGGTGCTCGTCCTGACGGTCGTGCCGGACAGCGCAGCCGAAGTGCGCGCCTATGAACGGCTCGCCGCCGAGAAGCGCGTCGACGGCTTCCTGCTCACCGACCTGCTCGCGGACGACGAACGTATCCCGCTCATCCATAGGCTCGGCTCGCTCGCGGTGTCGCTCGGAGAACCGATCGGGGACAGCCCGTTTCCGGTCGTCACGCGCGACTACGACAGCGGCATCGACGATCTGGTCCGCCACCTGGTCGATCTCGGCCATTGCCGCGTCGCCCACGTCTCCGGCGACGAGCGGATGCTGCACGGCCGCCGCCGCCGCGAGCGTTTCGAGCGCGCCGTCCGCGCGGCGGGACTCGAGCCGGTCATCCTCACCACCGATTTCTCACCCGAGCAGGGGGCCGCGACGACGAAAGCCCTCCTCGACGCCCCCGAGCCGCCGACGGCGATTGTCTACGGCAACGACCCGATGGCGATCGCCGGGATGGGCGTCGCCCACGAGCGCGGACTGCGCCTCCCTCGCGACCTGTCGATCACCGGTCTCGACGGCTCCCTGATCGGAACCTACGTCTATCCGCCGCTGACCACGCTCGACAACGATCCGGCCGGCTTCGGACTCGCCGCCGCCACCGCACTGCTGCGGCTGGTGGAGCACGGCGAGCCGGGCGATGTCGCCCTGCCCCCGGCCCGGCTGGTGGTGCGTGCCTCCACCGCAGCGCCGGGCGAACGCTGA
- the clpS gene encoding ATP-dependent Clp protease adapter ClpS has translation MAALARPEQDTGLEARLRLGEPWVTIVWNDPVNLMSYVTYVFESYFVYPKREAERLMLLVHTEGKAVVATGTREEMERHVEAMHGFGLWATLTKADS, from the coding sequence ATGGCCGCGCTCGCCCGACCGGAGCAGGACACCGGGCTCGAGGCCCGGCTGAGGCTCGGCGAGCCGTGGGTGACGATCGTGTGGAACGACCCGGTCAACCTGATGTCGTATGTGACCTACGTCTTCGAAAGCTACTTCGTGTATCCGAAGCGGGAGGCGGAACGGCTGATGCTGCTCGTCCACACCGAGGGCAAAGCCGTCGTCGCGACCGGTACCCGCGAGGAGATGGAGCGGCATGTCGAGGCGATGCACGGCTTCGGGCTCTGGGCGACCCTGACGAAGGCTGACTCGTGA
- a CDS encoding extracellular solute-binding protein, with the protein MSRRRPASGRNRAAWSTCRRSRTAPSTSRSAAARRPTNYKSADAGFYQLPWKQNPVMIFYNKDLFAKAGLDADNPDLSTYETFLTAAQKIVSSGAAPYAIHPAPTSEFFQPNFDYLPLLAAQTGGKTFIENGKSTLTSQDSLDVANFWKTLYSDGLAGKEQYQGDAFADGKAAMAIVGPWAIAYYGDKVQWGSVPVPTKDGKPADQVYTFPDAKNIGMYSSCKNQATAWDVLKFATSKEQDGKLLDMTGQMPIRTDLSTDYADYFSSHPAYKEFGDQSARTTEDPTGVNTIAQLQALRDAYSKAVINGNGSVEDAFQTASGTIDKLQAQK; encoded by the coding sequence ATCTCCCGGCGGCGACCGGCCAGTGGCAGAAACAGGGCGGCCTGGTCGACCTGTCGGCGTTCCCGGACGGCGCCCAGTACATCCAGGAGCGCAGCGGCAAGGCGGCCGACCAATTACAAGTCCGCCGACGCAGGCTTCTACCAGCTGCCGTGGAAGCAGAACCCGGTGATGATCTTCTACAACAAGGACCTCTTCGCCAAGGCCGGCCTCGACGCGGACAACCCGGACCTGTCGACCTACGAGACATTCCTCACAGCCGCGCAGAAGATCGTGTCCTCCGGCGCCGCCCCCTACGCCATCCATCCCGCGCCCACGAGCGAGTTCTTCCAGCCGAACTTCGACTACCTGCCGCTGCTGGCCGCCCAGACCGGCGGCAAGACGTTCATCGAGAACGGCAAGTCGACGCTCACCAGCCAGGATTCGCTGGATGTGGCGAACTTCTGGAAGACCCTCTACAGCGACGGTCTCGCCGGCAAGGAGCAGTACCAGGGCGACGCCTTCGCCGACGGCAAGGCCGCGATGGCGATCGTCGGCCCGTGGGCCATCGCCTACTACGGCGACAAGGTCCAGTGGGGCTCGGTGCCGGTCCCGACCAAGGACGGCAAGCCGGCCGACCAGGTCTACACCTTCCCGGACGCCAAGAACATCGGGATGTACAGCTCCTGCAAAAACCAGGCGACAGCCTGGGATGTGCTGAAGTTCGCCACCAGCAAGGAGCAGGACGGCAAGCTTTTGGACATGACCGGCCAGATGCCCATCCGCACGGACCTCTCCACCGACTACGCGGACTACTTCAGCTCGCACCCGGCCTATAAGGAGTTCGGCGACCAGAGCGCCCGCACGACCGAAGACCCGACCGGCGTCAACACGATCGCGCAGCTCCAGGCGCTGCGCGACGCGTACAGCAAAGCCGTGATCAACGGCAACGGCTCCGTCGAAGATGCCTTCCAGACCGCGTCCGGAACGATCGACAAACTGCAGGCGCAGAAGTAA
- a CDS encoding carbohydrate ABC transporter permease, whose product MSAVTAPPAAGAEPAAGRPPGRRRRPLVQRVLGRNPLGWLFGAPYLAFVLVISAYPLGYAIYISFFDYFFAAPGANVTQPFIGVGNYVQVFTDSAVLQSFLNVGVFLIINVPLTVLLSLVLASGLNSITRFRTFLRVSYYVPYVTASVAIIGVWLFLFSGGGLVNQILGPLAPDPSWFVNPVLAMPTIAIYVTWKQLGLYILLYLAALQNVPRELYESAATDGGGRVRQFFSVTVPGVRPATVLVLLSTITGANLFTEPYLLTGGGGPDGKSTTPVLLIYQQGIQQGHPGYAAAIGVVLVVLVLVIGWLQNRFAGGRD is encoded by the coding sequence ATGAGCGCGGTCACCGCTCCTCCGGCCGCGGGCGCAGAGCCCGCGGCCGGGCGGCCGCCGGGACGGCGCCGGCGCCCTCTGGTGCAGCGCGTCCTCGGCCGCAACCCGCTCGGGTGGCTGTTCGGCGCGCCCTACCTCGCGTTCGTGCTCGTCATCTCCGCCTACCCTCTCGGGTACGCGATCTACATCTCTTTCTTCGACTATTTCTTCGCGGCTCCCGGCGCGAACGTCACCCAGCCGTTCATCGGCGTCGGCAACTACGTGCAGGTCTTCACCGACTCGGCGGTCCTGCAATCGTTCCTCAACGTCGGGGTCTTCCTGATCATCAACGTGCCGCTGACGGTGCTGCTCTCTCTCGTCCTGGCGAGCGGGCTGAACAGCATCACGCGGTTCCGGACGTTCCTGCGCGTCAGCTACTACGTGCCCTATGTCACTGCGAGCGTCGCCATCATCGGTGTGTGGCTGTTCCTGTTCAGCGGCGGCGGGCTGGTCAACCAGATCCTCGGGCCGCTCGCACCGGACCCGTCCTGGTTCGTCAACCCGGTGCTCGCCATGCCGACCATCGCGATCTACGTGACGTGGAAGCAACTGGGCCTCTACATCCTGCTCTACCTGGCGGCGCTGCAGAACGTGCCGCGGGAGCTGTACGAGTCGGCCGCGACCGACGGCGGCGGCAGGGTGCGGCAGTTCTTCTCGGTCACGGTGCCGGGCGTCCGGCCGGCGACCGTGCTCGTGCTGCTGTCGACCATCACCGGCGCGAATCTGTTCACCGAGCCGTATCTGCTGACGGGCGGCGGCGGACCGGACGGCAAATCGACCACGCCGGTGCTGCTCATCTACCAGCAGGGCATCCAGCAGGGGCATCCGGGATACGCGGCGGCGATCGGCGTCGTGCTCGTGGTCCTGGTGCTCGTCATCGGCTGGCTGCAGAACCGTTTCGCAGGAGGACGAGACTGA
- a CDS encoding glycoside hydrolase family protein, with the protein MIFPTFANETLGREDPKVYEADGRYVLFYNAIWRTETGAIACDIMCGVSDDLETWEKRGLVVPHRRVAAVGEGRCGAPGRRRPRRPHRW; encoded by the coding sequence GTGATCTTCCCCACATTCGCGAACGAGACGCTCGGCCGCGAGGACCCGAAAGTCTACGAGGCCGACGGACGCTACGTGCTCTTCTACAACGCGATCTGGCGCACCGAGACCGGGGCGATCGCATGCGACATCATGTGCGGCGTCTCCGACGACCTCGAGACCTGGGAGAAGCGCGGGCTTGTCGTGCCCCACAGGCGTGTCGCAGCTGTGGGCGAAGGGCGCTGTGGTGCCCCGGGACGCCGCCGGCCGCGCCGTCCGCATCG
- a CDS encoding carbohydrate ABC transporter permease, with protein MATTTSRRRRDLSAARGLTRGQAVLQGIVLTLGAIAFLFPFYYMLVGSLQASPDTTVAGAFPDPSNLTLQNYAAIDSRINLWSGLANSGIFTGGVLLCTVVFGVLAGYALSILRWRGRGVMFALALLVQTIPFQLLMIPLYVLIARNYGLADNYLGMILPFAINSAAVLIFRQYFLQLPRELFDAARVDGAGKFTLLWRVALPLVRPALVTVVLLTFIGPWNEFLWPFLITKEASMQPLAVSLANYISTVAASTSNPYGAILAGAVVLAAPVVVLFIVFQRYFTSTDIGSSVKG; from the coding sequence ATGGCGACCACGACATCCCGACGGCGCAGAGACCTCTCCGCCGCACGCGGGCTCACCCGCGGTCAGGCCGTGCTGCAGGGGATCGTGCTGACGCTCGGCGCCATCGCTTTCCTGTTCCCCTTCTACTACATGCTGGTCGGCTCACTGCAGGCGTCGCCGGACACGACGGTCGCGGGCGCCTTCCCCGACCCGTCGAATCTCACGCTGCAGAACTACGCGGCGATCGACTCCCGGATCAACCTCTGGTCGGGGCTCGCCAACTCGGGCATCTTCACCGGAGGCGTGCTGCTCTGCACGGTCGTGTTCGGCGTCCTGGCCGGCTACGCCCTGTCCATCCTGCGCTGGCGCGGTCGCGGCGTCATGTTCGCGCTCGCGCTGCTGGTGCAGACGATCCCGTTCCAGCTGCTGATGATCCCGCTCTACGTGCTCATCGCGCGCAACTACGGGCTCGCCGACAACTACCTGGGCATGATCCTGCCGTTCGCGATCAACTCGGCGGCGGTGCTCATCTTCCGGCAGTACTTCCTCCAACTGCCCCGCGAGCTGTTCGACGCGGCACGGGTGGATGGCGCGGGCAAGTTCACCCTGCTCTGGCGGGTCGCGCTGCCGCTCGTCCGGCCTGCGCTCGTCACCGTCGTGCTGCTGACGTTCATCGGCCCGTGGAACGAGTTCCTGTGGCCGTTCCTGATCACCAAAGAAGCGAGCATGCAACCGCTGGCCGTGTCGCTCGCGAACTACATCAGCACGGTGGCCGCTTCCACCAGCAACCCGTACGGCGCCATCCTGGCCGGCGCGGTCGTCCTCGCGGCGCCTGTCGTCGTGCTGTTCATCGTTTTCCAGCGCTACTTCACCTCGACCGATATCGGCTCGTCCGTCAAGGGCTGA